Proteins from one Podospora pseudoanserina strain CBS 124.78 chromosome 1, whole genome shotgun sequence genomic window:
- a CDS encoding hypothetical protein (COG:I; EggNog:ENOG503NVSC), whose protein sequence is MSSQLASLCAVTSFLWLINSVEDHQIIEQPRLSSTLILLIASLTSYATSHFSGWLPGANGRFDDELGLSSTGNKTRPISQRNFPKKPRRYFVLILIVCIILRLESFHRVTADLQCSKPGLEAFLPVLILAYQLYSSPRRPRTFDEERDDFTRTMYEAIPDFLARSLYILVPSTLLISFGAYLALISEPRSTLFCSPQHDWARFVVLVQWAGVVLDAAIVIIAWRILAWARTTKSRLRTLAGILLVSGLGAGIFWGLSGDGVGSDTLFWFDVVIDGLTLATLLVSSSLLAPEGGAVLGFAGVVTFITGFLISVQRVWTLGSWENVSGWQTWGAVVGMSAGFTFFLHATDIKKVMFIHRAFVIMALMAVVIAVSIFTPIKMSKGMDSHPLGKLIYDSRVESDRWLIHASYSDSLPSAVREYGERHYGRDPPKGFDRWWEFAKQKKSPIIDHFKQMGDDILPFWGVPPAKLREDTRKAAKEIDMALLQIQNGTARHNLPTENPYQTIMDELVDLINDFVEHLPDLEMAINLNERPRVLAPWDQIQRLATAGMKRKKASSLLPGGSSGGSEYGKKDMPKPRLTEAVDKDELLKNAMSPKALRELTSLSCPTGTKVKSGVHWDIRDFCSSCAKPQSNGQFLTNFGLSLELCHQSDLMRLHSFYMTPAEVPPTTSLLPIFSRSKTDNYADILLPLSHPPQTTPLTPPKTPQPWSKNHQKLYYRGSISRPYSDKPLLRGGQEERLVHLTNLPPSSSSTTTTRLILPNQSRSRAHYRSVSTPYLNTLLPFDTAFTSYSPCQQTPSSCPLDFHHLTSSSSPPDPFSSRYILTLDSSTSPSPLFLPTLSSPSNVPFLSTIFKEWYTDRVLPWVHFVPVDIRFHGLHSTLAYFTGIQGQTKEHGSTDGKWIAEQGAKWAARALRREDRQVYLFRLLLEWGRLVDDGRDEGGFKISSS, encoded by the exons ATGTCGAGCCAGTTGGCGTCCTTGTG CGCCGTTACCTCCTTCCTTTGGCTCATCAACAGCGTGGAGGATCATCAAATCATCG AACAACCCCGCCTCTCatcaaccctcatcctcctcatcgcctccctcacctcctaCGCCACAAGCCACTTCTCCGGCTGGCTCCCAGGGGCCAACGGCCGCTTCGATGATGAACTcggcctctcctccaccggcaacAAAACCAGGCCAATATCCCAACGGAACTTCCCCAAGAAACCACGACGGTACTTTGTCCTCATCCTGATCGTCTGCATCATCCTCCGACTGGAATCCTTCCACCGAGTCACCGCCGACTTGCAATGTTCCAAGCCCGGGCTGGAAGCCTTTCTTCCGGTTCTCATTCTTGCTTATCAGCTGTACTCTTCTCCTCGCCGACCACGCACCTTTGACGAGGAAAGAGATGACTTCACAAGGACAATGTATGAGGCCATTCCCGATTTTTTGGCGAGGTCGTTGTACATCCTTGTTCCTTCTACGCTCTTGATTTCGTTTGGAGCGTACTTGGCTTTGATCTCGGAGCCTAGGTCGACGCTGTTTTGCTCGCCACAGCACGACTGGGCGAGGTTTGTGGTTCTGGTTCAGTGGGCGGGGGTTGTTCTTGATGCGGCGATAGTTATTATTGCCTGGAGAATTCTGGCCTGGGCTAGAACCACCAAGTCGAGATTGAGGACGTTGGCGGGAATCTTGCTCGTGTCTGGCCTAGGAGCTGGcattttttgggggttgagtGGCGATGGAGTTGGGAGTGATACTCTGTTTTGGTTCGATGTCGTTATTGATGGGTTGACGCTTGCAACCTTGCTGGTATCCAGCAGTCTTCTTGCACCCGAGGGCGGGGCTGTGCTAGGTTTCGCCGGAGTTGTCACCTTCATCACTGGGTTTCTCATATCAGTCCAGCGGGTCTGGACATTAGGGAGCTGGGAAAATGTTTCTGGCTGGCAAACATGgggagcggtggtgggcatGTCAGCTGGGTTCACGTTTTTTCTGCACGCGACTGATATCAAAAAGGTGATGTTCATTCACAGGGCGTTTGTTATCATGGCTTTGATGGCCGTGGTGATCGCCGTGAGCAtcttcacccccatcaaGATGAGCAAGGGCATGGATAGCCATCCTTTGGGCAAGCTCATCTACGATTCAAGAGTGGAGTCGGACAGGTGGTTGATTCACGCAAGTTACAGCGATTCATTGCCATCGGCGGTACGGGAGTATGGGGAAAGACATTATGGGAGAGATCCGCCAAAGGGGTTCGACAGGTGGTGGGAGTTTGCAAAGCAAAAGAAGTCCCCAATCATCGACCACTTCAAGCAGATGGGTGACGATATCCTACCTTTTTGGGGGGTGCCACCGGCGAAGCTGAGAGAAGACACAAGAAAAGCAGCCAAAGAGATTGATATGGCGCTGCTTCAAATACAGAACGGGACGGCGAGGCACAACCTCCCTACCGAGAATCCATATCAAACCATCATGGATGAGCTGGTCGACTTGATCAACGATTTCGTGGAACATTTACCAGACCTCGAGATGGCAATCAATCTCAACGAGCGGCCGAGGGTGCTGGCACCTTGGGATCAGATTCAACGGCTAGCCACTGCTGggatgaagagaaagaaggcctCGAGCCTATTGCCAGGCGGCAGCTCGGGAGGCAGTGAATACGGAAAGAAAGACATGCCCAAGCCCAGGCTGACCGAGGCTGTTGATAAGGACGAGCTGCTCAAGAACGCCATGTCACCGAAAGCCCTTCGAGAATTGACATCCTTAAGCTGCCCCACTGGTACCAAGGTCAAATCAGGAGTTCACTGGGACATCCGCGAtttctgctcctcctgcgccAAACCCCAATCCAACGGCCAATTCCTTACCAATTTTGGCCTCTCCCTCGAACTCTGCCACCAATCCGACCTCATGAGACTACACAGCTTCTACATGACTCCCGCCGAAgtcccccccaccacctctctcctccccatcttcagTCGGTCCAAAACAGACAACTACgccgacatcctcctccccttatcacaccctcctcaaaccaccccccttaCACCCCCCAAGACCCCCCAACCCTGGTCCAAAAACCACCAGAAACTGTATTATCGCGGCTCCATCTCCCGCCCCTATTCCgacaaacccctcctccgcggCGGCCAAGAGGAACGCCTAGtccacctcaccaacctccccccttcctcctcttccaccaccaccacccgcctcatcctccccaaccaatcCCGCTCCCGCGCCCACTATCGCTCCGTCTCCACCCCCtacctcaacaccctcctccccttcgaCACAGCCTTCACCTCCTACTCCCCCtgccaacaaaccccctcatcctgcCCCCTCgacttccaccacctcacctcctcttcttccccccccgATCCCTTTTCTAGTCGAtacatcctcaccctcgactcctccacctccccatccccattattcctccccaccctctcctccccctccaacgtcCCCTTTTTGTCGACAATCTTCAAGGAGTGGTACACGGACCGTGTCCTGCCCTGGGTTCACTTCGTCCCGGTAGACATCCGCTTTCACGGCCTGCACTCCACGCTCGCGTATTTCACCGGGATCCAAGGCCAGACTAAAGAGCATGGGTCGACAGACGGGAAGTGGATCGCCGAGCAGGGTGCTAAATGGGCTGCTAGGGCGTTGCGAAGGGAGGACAGGCAGGTGTATCTGTTTAGGTTGCTGCTCGAATGGGGAAGGTTGGTAGATGATGGAcgggatgaggggggattCAAGATTTCGTCGTCGTAA
- the PFA4 gene encoding Palmitoyltransferase (EggNog:ENOG503NYTE; COG:I): MITHPLAGPQTPGLHLLYVPSVVALITFQGYFSQYLFNTSPDLRPGPLTFRENVTFNALLLCLWWTYYKACTVDPGRFVFSPSSDKKEEDKDDQKPNQNKRFCKKCQAFKPPRAHHCRHCARCIPRMDHHCPWTNNCVSLTTFPYFLRFLLYTNIALVYLSSLLYTRISVIWSDRHLPSYLGPSLFSLISITLLCLANFGTFFALFILLVTTLKSWVMNITLIEMWELDRHNALISKISSSSSNDYWTDDFDPASLSRIEFPYDLGFFSNMSQAMGTANFLRWFLPVGGGGPKLADQKKGGLGWEYEENGFNDWEGMWPPPDMEKERRAKQGGWAYKKQGQQEMPDDYYYGGEDIKAAFERRQQEDFARRRRIQQLQGQSGVIGELEEDEDEREWTGKTGWKNSDGDRLWDYGVDEDAEDDYVARESVLGDGDDDDDDVPLAELIRRRKVLAKQEDDT; the protein is encoded by the coding sequence ATGATAACACATCCCCTCGCCGGGCCGCAGACCCCGGGCTTGCACCTCCTCTACGTCCCCTCCGTCGTCGCTCTTATAACCTTCCAGGGGTACTTCTCCCAGTACCTtttcaacacctcccccgatCTACGTCCCGGACCTCTCACCTTTCGAGAGAATGTAACTTTCAACGCTCTCCTTCTCTGCCTCTGGTGGACATACTACAAAGCCTGCACAGTCGACCCAGGCCGCttcgtcttctccccctcctcggacaagaaggaggaggacaaaGACGACCAGAAGCCAAACCAGAATAAACGCTTCTGCAAGAAATGCCAGGCCTTTAAACCTCCCCGAGCCCACCACTGCCGCCACTGCGCCCGCTGCATCCCCCGTATGgaccaccactgcccctGGACCAACAACTGTGTCtctctcaccaccttcccttacttcctccgcttcctcctctACACCAACATCGCCCTCGTATACCTCTCGAGTCTCCTCTACACCCGCATCAGCGTCATCTGGTCCGatcgccacctcccctcctacctcggcccctccctcttcagcctCATCTCGATAACCCTCCTCTGTCTCGCCAACTTTGGCACCTTCTTCGCGCTGTTCATTCTCCTCGTCACAACCCTCAAATCATGGGTCATGAATATCACCTTGATCGAAATGTGGGAGCTCGACCGTCACAATGCTCTGATATCCAAGatatcgtcctcgtcgagcAATGACTACTGGACTGACGACTTCGATCCTGCCTCGCTGTCCCGGATCGAGTTCCCTTACGACTTGGGATTTTTCAGCAATATGAGCCAGGCGATGGGGACTGCGAATTTTCTCAGGTGGTTTTTGCctgttggtggcggtggtccGAAGTTGGCTGATCAAAAGAAGGGAGGGCTGGGGTGGGAGTATGAGGAGAATGGGTTTAATGACTGGGAGGGGATGTGGCCGCCACCCGatatggagaaggagaggagggctaAGCAGGGTGGGTGGGCGTATAAGAAGCAGGGACAACAAGAAATGCCTGATGATTACTATtatggtggggaggatatCAAGGCTGCTTTTGAGAGGAGGCAGCAGGAGGATTTTgcaaggaggcggaggataCAGCAACTTCAAGGGCAGTCGGGGGTAATAGGAgagttggaagaggatgaagacgagaGGGAGTGGACTGGGAAGACGGGGTGGAAGAACAGTGATGGAGATAGGCTGTGGGACTATggagttgatgaggatgCGGAAGATGACTATGTTGCAAGAGAGAGTGTAttgggagatggtgatgatgatgatgatgatgtacCACTTGCTGAGCTGATACGGAGGAGGAAAGTGCTGGCAAAGCAGGAGGATGATACATGA